The Leptospirales bacterium genome has a window encoding:
- a CDS encoding glycoside hydrolase family 57 protein, whose translation MPAVCLYLEAHQPPRLRPYNFFEIGHSPFYLDDARNREISHRVDLRCYRPTLAILRQLQRDLGKDFRFTISLTGVFVEQLKQWAPDTMDAFGALAAAGGVEILAETYYHSLAALVSPGEFRAQVEEHSAMVEREFGLKPTALRNTELLWCSEFARQAANMGFPVTIAEGADQLLGWRSANYVYSVEGLPGARVMLRNYRLSDDIAFRFSQKDWAEYPLTAARFAGWLHANSGAADCLNLFMDMETFGEHQWADSGIFEFLRALPALTLKNPVFRFRTISEAAAELPAVGEVSAQHWSSWADNERDASAWLGCSMQREAVRALYDLESAVKASGDPSLLRAFRLLQVADLFYYMSIKKRDDGRVHSYFRPYPTAYDAYIYFMNILHDFRQRVGQVAGSSTAALGEKNTPRPGDPLFV comes from the coding sequence ATGCCCGCGGTTTGCCTTTATCTGGAAGCCCATCAGCCGCCGCGTCTGCGTCCTTACAATTTTTTTGAAATTGGACACAGCCCTTTTTACCTGGATGATGCCCGCAATCGCGAGATCAGTCATCGCGTCGATTTGCGCTGCTATCGGCCAACGCTGGCAATTCTGCGGCAACTGCAACGAGACCTTGGCAAAGATTTTCGCTTCACCATCTCGCTGACCGGGGTTTTCGTAGAGCAGCTCAAACAGTGGGCGCCCGACACAATGGATGCCTTCGGCGCTCTGGCCGCAGCCGGCGGCGTTGAAATACTGGCCGAGACCTACTACCATTCGCTGGCGGCGCTGGTTTCTCCGGGCGAATTTCGCGCACAGGTCGAAGAGCACAGCGCAATGGTAGAGCGCGAATTTGGCCTCAAACCGACTGCGCTGCGCAATACGGAGCTGCTGTGGTGCAGCGAGTTTGCCCGTCAGGCGGCAAATATGGGCTTTCCGGTTACCATTGCCGAGGGCGCCGATCAGCTGCTGGGCTGGCGCAGCGCAAACTACGTTTACTCGGTGGAGGGGCTGCCCGGCGCCAGAGTGATGCTGCGCAACTACCGGCTGAGCGATGATATCGCCTTTCGTTTTTCGCAAAAGGACTGGGCGGAGTATCCGCTGACCGCCGCTCGCTTTGCCGGCTGGCTCCATGCCAATTCCGGCGCTGCCGATTGTCTGAATCTGTTTATGGACATGGAGACCTTTGGCGAGCACCAGTGGGCCGATAGCGGGATCTTTGAGTTTCTGCGCGCCCTGCCGGCGCTGACACTCAAGAATCCAGTCTTCCGTTTTCGAACCATCAGCGAGGCCGCAGCCGAGTTGCCAGCTGTAGGCGAGGTCTCGGCGCAGCACTGGAGTTCCTGGGCGGACAACGAGCGCGACGCTTCCGCCTGGCTTGGCTGCAGCATGCAGCGCGAGGCGGTGCGCGCTCTCTATGATCTGGAATCAGCGGTCAAGGCCAGCGGCGATCCCAGTCTGCTGCGCGCCTTCCGGCTCCTGCAGGTGGCGGATCTTTTCTATTATATGAGCATCAAGAAGCGCGACGATGGCCGCGTTCACTCCTATTTTCGGCCTTATCCTACGGCCTACGACGCCTACATCTATTTCATGAACATTTTGCACGATTTTCGCCAGCGCGTGGGCCAGGTCGCCGGCAGCTCCACGGCGGCGCTGGGCGAGAAAAATACGCCACGACCAGGCGATCCTCTCTTCGTCTAA
- a CDS encoding polymer-forming cytoskeletal protein produces MAIKSDQMNSVIGPGSIFEGKFYISGSLKIDGKFEGEIKTEDALVVGETGKVKTNIAAKDVVIAGTMIGNIAAENEVRLEKSGKLLGDINAPTLYIQPGVVAQGQINITGGQKKDVKKVIEESYGGLKSLPEK; encoded by the coding sequence ATGGCGATCAAAAGCGACCAGATGAACAGCGTCATCGGCCCTGGCTCCATTTTCGAGGGCAAATTCTACATCTCTGGCTCGCTGAAAATCGACGGCAAGTTTGAGGGCGAAATCAAGACTGAGGACGCCCTGGTAGTCGGTGAAACGGGCAAAGTCAAAACCAACATAGCCGCCAAAGACGTGGTCATTGCCGGAACCATGATTGGCAATATCGCCGCCGAAAACGAAGTCCGCCTGGAAAAGTCAGGCAAACTGCTGGGCGATATCAATGCGCCCACGCTCTATATCCAGCCGGGCGTTGTCGCCCAGGGTCAGATCAATATCACCGGCGGCCAGAAAAAGGACGTGAAAAAGGTGATCGAGGAATCGTACGGCGGCCTGAAAAGCCTGCCCGAGAAATAA
- a CDS encoding fatty acid desaturase family protein produces MGASSKKHFDWYRGLEYIGLAVFLSANLLTFYLATAAGWSQRGIWWQAPLALFLGWIGADFLVGLVHWLFDNYFNERTLFFGPRVVQPFRSHHSDPTDITRHSLGELLGNSAILGTPLQFLLAWEAESNPALVLGCNCMAFFGVCANVFHSWSHTKGISGWRRLLQRSGLVLEAENHDVHHTAPHDSYYCVCSGFMNPILGWLHFFPMVEWIIERVTGIAPMHRRGAADTATVNQTP; encoded by the coding sequence ATGGGTGCAAGCTCTAAGAAACACTTCGATTGGTACCGGGGCCTGGAATACATCGGCCTTGCGGTCTTTCTCTCGGCCAACCTGCTGACCTTCTATCTGGCGACGGCCGCCGGCTGGAGCCAGCGTGGAATCTGGTGGCAGGCGCCGCTGGCGTTGTTTCTGGGCTGGATTGGCGCCGATTTTTTGGTCGGACTGGTACACTGGCTCTTCGACAACTATTTCAACGAACGCACTCTGTTTTTTGGCCCGCGGGTGGTGCAGCCTTTTCGCTCGCACCACAGCGATCCCACAGACATCACGCGGCACTCGCTTGGCGAATTGCTGGGCAACTCGGCGATCCTTGGAACGCCCCTGCAGTTCCTGCTGGCCTGGGAAGCGGAATCGAATCCAGCGCTGGTCCTGGGCTGCAATTGTATGGCTTTCTTTGGCGTTTGCGCCAACGTCTTTCACAGCTGGTCGCATACCAAAGGAATCTCCGGCTGGCGCCGACTCCTGCAACGTTCGGGCCTTGTGCTCGAAGCAGAGAACCATGATGTGCACCACACGGCGCCGCACGACAGCTATTACTGCGTTTGTTCAGGATTCATGAATCCAATCCTCGGCTGGCTGCATTTTTTTCCAATGGTTGAATGGATCATTGAGCGAGTTACTGGCATCGCGCCGATGCACCGACGCGGGGCAGCCGACACGGCGACGGTCAATCAGACGCCCTGA
- the glgX gene encoding glycogen debranching protein GlgX produces the protein MIHYELQAGSPFPRGPRWTTNGLNLAVYSAEAEALELCIYENEAATTPEWRALIPWRTHGVFHCEILGLRPGRCYGLRAHGAYDPAHGLRFNAAKLLLDPYARAVARYDVIDDALFGYRRFHADGDLHRDDRDSGAIAPLGVLIDDQFDWQGMQPPQVPWGDTIIYEAHVSGLTIQHPALPPEQRGCYAGLGHPAMIEYFKSLSITAVELLPVHQHFTEPFLSWRKRRNYWGYSTLGFFAPDRRFARNGSSAQEAVIEFKTMVRNLHKAGIEVILDVVYNHSCEGDQLGPTLSLRGLDNRSYYHLRHDTPRFYADHTGCGNALRMSSPPMLQLCMDSLRYWAREMQIDGFRFDLATTMLRGDHGEASPFLQTLAQDPELSRCKMIAEPWDLGRDGHRTGRFPAPWSEWNDSYRDGVRRFWRRDRQSLGGFVTRLAGSSDLFESGQRRPHASVNFICAHDGFTLADLVSYNSKHNEANGEENRDGTEHNLSWNCGVEGPSDDAHILERRRRSLRGLIASLAFSLGAPMLAAGDERGRSQQGNNNAYCQDNEISFLDWDPAACDSELLQWTRRCFKLRRRLQLYRADAFLPPEPDSASSHWISLRGDPLSEREWKMPQLFAFGALFPATQNDPELLLLFNAARRRAPFRLPGDRQWLVCLDSAAPSNGATAPAADGFYRLAGYSVAALLAGESAAAIIQEVKSAGT, from the coding sequence ATGATCCACTATGAGTTGCAAGCAGGCAGTCCCTTTCCACGCGGACCGCGGTGGACGACGAATGGATTGAATCTTGCCGTCTATTCAGCGGAAGCGGAAGCGCTGGAGCTCTGCATTTACGAAAACGAGGCGGCCACGACCCCGGAATGGCGAGCCCTGATCCCATGGCGCACGCATGGCGTGTTCCATTGTGAAATCCTCGGCCTGCGTCCCGGCCGCTGCTACGGACTGCGCGCCCATGGCGCCTACGATCCTGCGCATGGACTGCGCTTCAACGCCGCCAAGCTGCTGCTTGATCCTTATGCGCGCGCTGTCGCTCGTTATGATGTGATCGACGACGCCCTCTTTGGTTACAGAAGATTTCACGCCGACGGCGACTTGCACCGCGACGATCGTGATAGCGGCGCCATCGCACCGCTGGGAGTTCTGATCGACGACCAGTTCGACTGGCAGGGAATGCAGCCGCCGCAGGTTCCCTGGGGCGACACGATCATCTACGAGGCCCATGTCAGCGGATTGACAATCCAGCACCCCGCGCTGCCGCCAGAGCAGCGCGGCTGTTATGCTGGATTGGGCCATCCGGCAATGATCGAGTATTTCAAATCGCTGTCGATTACCGCTGTCGAGTTGCTGCCCGTGCATCAGCACTTTACCGAGCCATTTCTGAGCTGGCGCAAACGCCGCAACTACTGGGGCTATTCAACTCTTGGCTTCTTTGCTCCGGACCGTCGCTTTGCCCGAAACGGCAGCAGCGCACAGGAGGCGGTGATCGAATTCAAAACCATGGTGCGCAACCTGCACAAGGCTGGCATCGAAGTGATACTGGATGTAGTCTACAATCACAGCTGCGAGGGCGACCAGCTGGGGCCCACGCTTTCCCTGCGCGGTCTGGATAATCGCAGCTACTATCATCTGCGACACGACACGCCGCGCTTCTACGCCGATCACACCGGCTGCGGCAACGCCCTGCGCATGAGTTCGCCGCCAATGTTGCAGCTGTGCATGGACAGCCTGCGCTACTGGGCGCGGGAGATGCAGATCGACGGCTTCCGCTTTGATCTGGCGACCACGATGCTGCGCGGCGACCATGGCGAGGCTTCGCCCTTCCTCCAAACCCTCGCCCAGGATCCGGAACTCAGTCGCTGCAAGATGATTGCCGAGCCCTGGGATCTTGGCCGCGACGGCCACCGTACCGGCCGCTTTCCGGCGCCCTGGTCGGAGTGGAATGACTCCTATCGCGACGGCGTGCGGCGCTTCTGGCGCCGCGACCGACAGAGTCTGGGCGGCTTTGTCACCCGCCTGGCCGGCTCCAGCGATCTGTTTGAATCCGGTCAGCGCCGCCCGCATGCCTCGGTGAATTTCATCTGCGCCCACGACGGCTTCACGCTTGCCGATCTGGTCTCCTACAATTCCAAACACAATGAGGCCAATGGCGAAGAAAACCGCGACGGCACGGAACACAATCTCAGCTGGAATTGTGGCGTGGAAGGTCCCAGCGATGATGCGCACATTCTCGAGCGTCGTCGCCGCAGCCTGCGCGGTCTGATTGCCAGCCTGGCCTTTTCGCTGGGAGCGCCCATGCTTGCCGCCGGCGACGAGCGCGGACGCAGCCAGCAGGGCAATAACAACGCCTACTGCCAGGACAATGAGATCTCATTTCTGGACTGGGATCCGGCCGCCTGCGATAGCGAACTGCTGCAATGGACGCGCCGTTGCTTCAAGTTGCGCAGACGTCTGCAACTCTATCGCGCTGACGCCTTCCTGCCGCCCGAGCCGGATTCCGCCAGCTCACACTGGATTTCGCTGCGCGGTGATCCGCTTTCAGAACGGGAGTGGAAGATGCCGCAGCTCTTTGCCTTTGGCGCTCTTTTTCCCGCGACTCAGAACGATCCCGAACTGTTGCTACTGTTCAATGCTGCGCGACGAAGGGCGCCCTTTCGGTTGCCGGGCGATCGCCAGTGGCTTGTAT